One Halichoerus grypus chromosome 1, mHalGry1.hap1.1, whole genome shotgun sequence genomic region harbors:
- the GMNC gene encoding geminin coiled-coil domain-containing protein 1, producing the protein MVVLPFIDLEKVEKDSNSCVQNTVLPCQDQYFVGGQSYNCPYSTTTSESSVDVSTETWVSFWAAGLLDNKEPQQAPQAQESPSDSGFPVPNSCSWEEAQLSSQLYRNKQLQDTLVQKEEELARLHEENNHLRQYLNSALVKCLEEKAKKLLSSDEFSKACGQFRKGKRKPKEQRYFPPEIPHHKNAKRNLSREFANCEEQPGPPVDPWVLQTLGLKDLNTIDDTSSANYSAHSSHPRRIASTFPPFLDDAVDYENVPREDLPIDYGDDRATRSHSTARHREDFHFLSQLSNPPGGLQTPPYYTSDVSPNKTEMAFSTSLSPHCNVKTHSFHQGQAFVCRDEEGGWKFTWVPKQS; encoded by the exons AACACTGTTCTGCCTTGCCAAGACCAGTACTTTGTAGGAGGCCAGAGCTATAATTGCCCGTATTCCACTACAACGTCAGAATCTAGTGTTGACGTTTCCACGGAGACTTGGGTCTCTTTCTGGGCTGCTGGTCTCCTGGACAACAAAGAGCCCCAACAAGCACCACAGGCACAGG AATCACCCAGTGACTCCGGTTTCCCTGTTCCTAACTCATGTTCGTGGGAAGAGGCTCAGCTTTCCTCCCAGCTCTACAGAAACAAGCAG CTCCAAGATACTCTGgtgcagaaggaagaagaacttGCTAGGTTACATGAAGAGAATAATCATCTCAGACAATACCTGAATTCTGCTTTGGTTAAATGTCTTGAGGAAAAGGCCAAG AAATTGCTGTCATCAGATGAGTTTTCCAAAGCATGTGGACAattcagaaagggaaagaggaaaccCAAAGAGCAAAGATATTTTCCTCCTGAGATCCCCCATCACAAAAATGCCAAGAGAAACCTCTCTCGTGAATTTGCTAACTGTGAAGAACAGCCTGGGCCCCCTGTGGACCCCTGGGTTCTTCAAACACTTGGGTTAAAAGACCTCAACACCATCGATGACACTTCATCAGCTAACTACAGTGCCCACTCCTCTCATCCCAGAAGAATTGCCAGCACATTTCCCCCATTTCTGGATGATGCAGTTGATTATGAAAATGTCCCCAGGGAGGATCTGCCAATTGACTATGGAGATGACCGAGCAACCCGGTCACATAGCACTGCCAGGCACAGGGAAGATTTTCACTTCCTTTCTCAACTTTCAAATCCGCCAGGAGGGCTGCAAACTCCTCCTTACTATACTTCTGATGTGTCACCCAATAAAACAGAGATGGCCTTTTCCACATCCCTAAGCCCTCACTGTAATGTGAAAACTCATTCCTTCCACCAGGGACAAGCCTTTGTTTGTCGAGATGAGGAGGGAGGCTGGAAGTTTACCTGGGTCCCTAAGCAGTCTTAG